Genomic segment of Malus domestica chromosome 15, GDT2T_hap1:
TATCCCTGTGAAAGTGTGCCTTCAACCAGGATCAACCTAACCTTATTTATCTCTAAAAACGAAAAGTTCGGAAAAAAATAGACCCCACTTGAGGTGGGATCAGATGTGTGCAAATGCGAAAAGAGACGGTGCATAAGAGTCTAATTCTTTACATGCTCCATTTCCTTAAACAGCACCACCTGATCAAGTAGATCATGTTACAGACCTGCAACCAAGTAATAAAGATTTGCAAATTAGATGCTGAGCCACTTTTACTTGTGTACATAAATTAACATATAGACGATAATTTTGAAGACTAATGCAAACTTATTACCATAATCTCTTGGTGTTTTGCATTTGAAGCATTCCATTCGGCTCGCGTAATTGTGCACTCCACATCCAACTCTGATCCATTAAAATACACTCAAATTAGCAAACTAATTAAAGATAAATGACGGTGCTAAAAGAAGttaaggattcaccataaattTGGTACACACTAGGGGACAGGTGAGGATGCGAAGAAATGTTCCACATCCTCACAATTACTAGCTAGTAGCACACATTTCTTAGTTAAATGTGATATTTATAGGAACAATGCAGGCAATTTAGGGTTTTAGATAGTGTATGTAGGCTAATTAATTACCTACTGCACATCCAGTCGCCGGGTTTCCATCCAGGTGGGGCGCTGGCATCGGAACCATAGCCTCCTGCAGAAGGCATCATGCTACCACCATAGTCAGTTTTCATTGAGCTGCACCTATAGCAATTGGGTCTGCTGGCATAGTTGTGAGCTCCACAGTTGCAGTACCAGTCCCCGGCCAAGACCTCCGTCCGGTTGCATCCATATGTTGATGGATCAGGTCCGCCATACTTGGGGTACCCGCAACGTTGACACTCATCGCGCTTTTTAAAGTTCGTGTGCTGGCATGCTCCGCACATCCAGTCTCCTGCCCAGCTCATTTTTAATTCCCACCTGCATATTTAATAAATAGTATAAGAACTgattagcatatatatataatactagtTACAAACCAACAGTTTAACTAGATTCTTCATTTTgttcttctagaaatttatTAGAGGCAGGCAGGCAGGCAGGCTTCCTTCCATGGAAATCTGTTAGAGAAAATGCATTGTACATTTGTAAAGAAATTAATAGTCTACTGGATCCTTCCCTTTGCAATGTTTTATAACAAATAAGAGCTTGAGGTTTCCCTTTCTTAAAGACGGGTCCTCTTGCAAAAGATGGACTATATGTATCATATATATTACATATACGAGCTTGATGTTCCTCAAACAATCCTATCTTTCTTAAAGACAGGATGTCATGCACAGAGGCGAACTGTGTGTACACACGTTTCAAACGAACGGAATGATGTGAGTTGCATAACACAAATCAGGAGGAAGAGCAAGCTCACCTGAAGGTACGTAGAAGCTCGGAATAAATGAACTGAAAACTGTACTAGCTGTGCTTGGCTTGTGCTAGCTTAGCGTAGAACACTAAAAGAAGAACTTAATTTGTCAAATGAGTTTGGTGATCTTGTTTTGAATGGGTAAGGAGGTTTATATAGTAGTTCTTCAAGC
This window contains:
- the LOC103400451 gene encoding RNA-binding protein involved in heterochromatin assembly dri1, with translation MSWAGDWMCGACQHTNFKKRDECQRCGYPKYGGPDPSTYGCNRTEVLAGDWYCNCGAHNYASRPNCYRCSSMKTDYGGSMMPSAGGYGSDASAPPGWKPGDWMCSRVGCGVHNYASRMECFKCKTPRDYGL